A single genomic interval of Deltaproteobacteria bacterium harbors:
- a CDS encoding DUF1579 domain-containing protein — translation MSKAAKEEKKMDMQAMMEVYMKLGTPGAPHKLLASMAGSWTTRSKMCMDPDKPPMESTGSSEQKMILGGRYLQQEFTGDMMGSPFTGLGFAAYDNHTKKYVSTWMDSMSTGIFFFEGTAGADGKTITQESDYDDPVKGPMKYRSVTRIVNANTFEFQMYGIDKTGKEEKMMEISYIRK, via the coding sequence ATGAGCAAAGCAGCGAAAGAAGAAAAAAAAATGGACATGCAGGCAATGATGGAGGTCTACATGAAGCTCGGAACTCCGGGCGCTCCCCATAAGCTTTTGGCGAGCATGGCGGGAAGTTGGACCACCCGAAGCAAAATGTGCATGGATCCCGATAAGCCCCCCATGGAATCCACCGGATCGAGCGAGCAGAAAATGATCCTGGGCGGACGTTACCTGCAGCAGGAGTTTACCGGCGATATGATGGGAAGTCCGTTCACCGGCCTCGGCTTCGCCGCGTATGACAACCACACCAAGAAGTATGTGTCCACATGGATGGATTCCATGAGTACCGGCATCTTCTTCTTCGAAGGGACGGCCGGCGCGGATGGTAAGACGATTACCCAGGAAAGTGATTACGACGATCCCGTTAAGGGTCCCATGAAGTATCGTTCCGTGACCCGGATCGTGAACGCCAATACCTTCGAGTTCCAAATGTACGGCATCGACAAGACCGGCAAGGAAGAGAAGATGATGGAGATCAGCTACATCCGGAAGTAA